From the genome of Nicotiana sylvestris chromosome 2, ASM39365v2, whole genome shotgun sequence, one region includes:
- the LOC138886110 gene encoding cytosolic calcium-binding protein 2-like, with the protein MSENVDAHESVIKNIEVQMVQITLSLNNHPRGTLPADTQVNPKDKGPKQLMEVSLRNGRDLDLEQERAQESRQAKTLVPVPIELDDSAKLTEVTAQPTQEETNTQIVAEKEAEIAQEPVIEVVSDKEKIQITGKKIPPTPFL; encoded by the coding sequence ATGAGTGAAAACGTAGATGCACATGAGTCAGTcataaagaatattgaagtgcaaatGGTCCAGATCACGTTGTCTTTAAATAATCATCCTCGTGGGACATTGCCTGCAGACACTCAGGTAAATCCAAAAGATAAAGGCCCAAAGCAGCTGATGGAAgtgagtctacgtaatggcagagaCCTAGACTTGGAGCAAGAGAGGGCTCAAGAAAGCAGACAGGCTAAGACACttgtaccagtgcccattgagctagatgattcagcaaaactgacagaggtgacagCACAGCCTACCCAGGAAGAAACCAACACACAGATTGTGgctgagaaagaagctgagatAGCCCAGGAACCCGTAATTGAGGTGGTGTCTGACAAAGAGAAAATCCAAATCACTGGGAAGAAGATACCTCCAACACCATTCCTATAG